The region GCCGCGGCCCGCTCGAAGTAGGTGTTCACGTCCTGGTGAGGGTTGCTCTGGCGGTGCCGGGTCCCGGGCCGAGCCGGACCGCGGCCTCGCCGCCCGGACGCCACACGCCGCTGCCGCCGCACGTGTCGTAGCCGCCGGTGCGCCCGGAGAACTGGGCCATCACCGCCCACATGCCCAAGCTCGCGGCGTGGCCCATCTGCCGGTCGATCCGGCCTTCGGAACCCTTGGCGTACAACGCGCTCACCACGTACGCGTCCGCACCGCCGGCCGCCACCTCGGCCGGGTGCGACGTGACCGCGGCGTCGTAGCAGATCGCGAGCCCGAGCCGCCACCCGTCGACCTCCAGCAGGAGGTGGTGGCCGCCGGGCGTGAACAAGTCGAGTTCGGGGCCGTGCAGGTGGCGCTTGCCGTAGTAGCCGAGGGTGTCGCCGTCCGGCCCGATCACGACGGTCGCGATGACCGCGCCGTCCGGGGTCGACAGCGGCGCGCCGACCAGCGCGTACGCGTCGTGTGCGGTGCAGGCGCGGCGGATCGGCGACCAGCGCGGGTCGTCCTCGGTGATCGCCGCGGCCGGGTCGAGGACGTAGCCGGTGAGGGAGAGCTCGGGGAACACGCAGACGCGTGCGCCGGCCTCGCCGATCAGCCGGGCGTGGGCGGCGGCGTTGGCGTCGAGCCCTGGCTCCGGCGTGGTCTGGATCGCGGCGACCTGCACGGACTCCAGCCTAACCGCCGCCCGGCGGGCCGCAGCGGAGGATGCGGCCCGCCGGGGTTCACGCAGCGAACTTCACCCAGTTCAGGCTCACGTACGCGGCCGGCTGACCGCTGGTGAACGTGACGTACACGTCGTGCGTGCCGGTGATGCCCGAGATGTTCGCGGGCACCGTGCGCCACGACTGCCAGCCGCCGGTGCCGGCGAT is a window of Saccharothrix espanaensis DSM 44229 DNA encoding:
- a CDS encoding carbon-nitrogen hydrolase family protein, translated to MQVAAIQTTPEPGLDANAAAHARLIGEAGARVCVFPELSLTGYVLDPAAAITEDDPRWSPIRRACTAHDAYALVGAPLSTPDGAVIATVVIGPDGDTLGYYGKRHLHGPELDLFTPGGHHLLLEVDGWRLGLAICYDAAVTSHPAEVAAGGADAYVVSALYAKGSEGRIDRQMGHAASLGMWAVMAQFSGRTGGYDTCGGSGVWRPGGEAAVRLGPGPGTARATLTRT